Proteins found in one Salvia splendens isolate huo1 chromosome 10, SspV2, whole genome shotgun sequence genomic segment:
- the LOC121751471 gene encoding heavy metal-associated isoprenylated plant protein 45-like, giving the protein MRQAHIFCDRKMLGGCFKLHAPVSDAMSVVELRVHMDCEGCEKRIRKAISKLHGVDSMDIDMEKQKVTVRGYVEKRKVLKVVRRVGRKAELWAFPYDSEYHPYAATYLDESNFTSSYNYFMHGYNEPSHGYFPQLPYSTIDDRITYRFSDDNVHACSVM; this is encoded by the exons ATGAGACAAGCTCATATATTTTGTGATAGAAAAATGTTAGGTGGGTGTTTCAAGCTGCATGCGCCTGTATCAGATGCTATGTCG GTGGTTGAGCTTCGGGTTCACATGGACTGCGAAGGATGCGAAAAAAGGATAAGAAAGGCAATCTCCAAGCTGCATG GTGTGGATAGCATGGATATAGACATGGAGAAGCAGAAAGTGACAGTGAGAGGATATGTAGAGAAAAGGAAGGTATTAAAAGTGGTGAGGAGAGTTGGGAGAAAAGCAGAGTTGTGGGCATTTCCTTATGACTCTGAATATCATCCCTACGCTGCTACCTATTTGGATGAATCCAACTTCACCTCTTCCTACAACTACTTCATGCACGGCTACAACGAGCCCTCGCATGGCTACTTCCCTCAACTTCCCTACTCCACCATCGATGATCGTATCACCTACCGTTTTAGCGACGACAACGTCCATGCCTGTTCCGTTATGTGA